The segment gccacttgagtgacaggtggattgcagcTGCTGACAATGCTGtcgtgctaggtgggcgtggtttcatcAACCAgatcccgcctttttgcccattttcaattatCCGGGAGTGACCTGCGGTGATGCGCTGACAAACAAAATGGTGACAGCTGGCTCCGcctacttttggcttcaaaaacactctttggaaacctatgggtgatgtcccggacactacgtccatattttaaTACAGTCTATGGTCGCTGTCCATGTGTAACACGAGCCTGTGTGCTAGCGTCTGATGATATCATAGGACTCTGAGCTCTTCAGCACAGCTGATTGGCTGTCTGCGGTGATTGACAGCTCACACGGCACCAAGTCATCATTGCCGTCGCTGTAGTTCTGTTCAGAGCTCACGAAGTTTGGAATGTGGAAGTCGGACAGGAAGTGCTCGTCTTCATCTCCTCTCTCGTCCTCTGCCGCCCCCTGGAGGTGGAGCCTGGAGGCCCGCCCACAATGCCTCCCTCGGCCAATCACGCTGTCTCTGACGGCCTCCTCGTGGATGTAGAAGTGAAAGAGGGAACGTGATTCGTCCGTCAGCGGCGGGAGAGAAAACAGCTGAGAGCTGCCGAGCTCGAGCACACAGTCAGCTAGACCATGATGCTTTTCACTGGGATCAGGGATCCTGCGCAGAAACACGGACAGCTTTATCTTTTACTTCAGCCAAAGAAAACATAAATGACTAATTTTCgtttttaaaaaaactaattaaaatgtcaaaaaaagaaacaatacaTGAATAAACATTTTCTCATAGTTATATTGTTTGACGTAATCATtaagaattaataaaacttttttttcctaatttaatatatggaaaatattacttttatcaGTAACTACATaccaaaagtaaaataataataataataataatctgagtAAGTTTCACAAGAACACATGATTTcagatttttataatgtttaattcaatggtGTTCATTTTTGTAATCGTTAAATTTACTAGCAatatttgaatgtaaaaaaatgttttttttcagtgtagcagAAAGTTAattcttattcatttatttatttttgtttgtctgATCTTTGATATAGGTGAACAGCCCATTTTAATGACTGATTAAATCAGGGCTCATTTGCTGTAATATATGC is part of the Carassius gibelio isolate Cgi1373 ecotype wild population from Czech Republic chromosome A4, carGib1.2-hapl.c, whole genome shotgun sequence genome and harbors:
- the LOC127980199 gene encoding melanocortin-2 receptor accessory protein 2B-like, whose protein sequence is MTEYSNRSQSGGEYEWHYEYYDDEEPVSFEGLRANRYSIVIGFWVGLAVFVIFMFFVLTLLTKTGAPHPEIPDPSEKHHGLADCVLELGSSQLFSLPPLTDESRSLFHFYIHEEAVRDSVIGRGRHCGRASRLHLQGAAEDERGDEDEHFLSDFHIPNFVSSEQNYSDGNDDLVPCELSITADSQSAVLKSSESYDIIRR